A single window of Candidatus Methanoperedens sp. DNA harbors:
- a CDS encoding FprA family A-type flavoprotein: MTRIELAKGVYWVGVIDWNLRDFHGYTTPRGGTYNAYLIVDDKIALVDTVKHGFAGEMLERIKEIINPVKIGYVISNHVEMDHSGSLPDIMGIIPDAEVICTEKGKEGLIRHFRGNWNFRTVKTGDELKLGNKTLSFITAPMLHWPDNMFTYLKEDKILLSNDGFGQHLASSFRFDEDVCSLTGYDCDTVMDEAAKYYANILMPFGGVILKKIEEVRKLGIEIKMIAPSHGMIWTDPGQIINAYLKWAKGESKKKVLVIYDTMWNSTETMANNILRGVSDSGVEVSLFHLRKTEWSEIVKEVLESKAILIGSPTLNNGMFPTVGGFLTYLMGLRPMNKLWATFGSYGWAGGGVRAVNEKLKSGGYEPVESLEVNFRPDGHDLEKCYAMGQRIASMVKAS; encoded by the coding sequence ATGACAAGAATCGAATTAGCAAAAGGAGTTTACTGGGTTGGCGTTATTGACTGGAATCTCCGGGATTTCCATGGATATACAACCCCACGCGGAGGAACCTACAACGCATACCTTATAGTTGATGACAAAATTGCGCTTGTAGATACTGTAAAACACGGTTTTGCAGGTGAGATGCTTGAAAGGATAAAGGAAATCATTAACCCTGTAAAGATCGGTTATGTAATTTCAAACCATGTGGAAATGGATCATTCCGGCTCCCTTCCCGATATTATGGGAATTATCCCGGATGCGGAAGTGATTTGCACCGAAAAAGGGAAAGAAGGACTGATCAGGCATTTCAGGGGCAACTGGAATTTCAGGACGGTCAAAACAGGGGATGAGTTAAAACTTGGCAATAAAACTCTTTCATTTATTACAGCGCCAATGCTTCACTGGCCTGACAATATGTTCACATATCTCAAGGAGGATAAAATCCTCCTCTCCAATGATGGTTTCGGCCAGCATCTTGCCTCATCGTTCAGGTTTGATGAGGATGTTTGCAGTCTTACAGGATATGATTGCGATACTGTAATGGATGAGGCTGCAAAATATTATGCCAATATCCTCATGCCATTTGGCGGAGTTATCCTTAAGAAAATCGAGGAGGTCCGGAAACTCGGGATTGAAATAAAGATGATCGCACCTTCGCATGGTATGATATGGACAGACCCCGGACAGATCATCAATGCTTATCTTAAATGGGCAAAAGGCGAGTCAAAAAAGAAGGTACTGGTCATTTACGATACTATGTGGAACAGCACGGAAACAATGGCAAATAACATCTTAAGAGGGGTTTCGGATTCAGGGGTTGAAGTATCTTTGTTTCACCTGCGAAAGACCGAATGGAGCGAAATAGTAAAGGAGGTCCTCGAATCAAAGGCCATTCTCATCGGCTCACCCACTTTGAATAACGGCATGTTCCCCACTGTAGGTGGATTTTTAACATACCTCATGGGACTGCGCCCCATGAACAAGCTCTGGGCGACTTTCGGCTCATACGGCTGGGCCGGAGGTGGAGTCAGGGCCGTCAACGAGAAACTAAAATCGGGTGGGTACGAACCTGTCGAATCACTGGAAGTGAATTTCAGGCCGGATGGGCATGACCTTGAAAAGTGCTATGCTATGGGGCAGAGGATTGCTTCTATGGTAAAAGCAAGTTAA
- a CDS encoding YkgJ family cysteine cluster protein, translating to MFLKLRNDFAAVHPHVYEYCSIYEVCIGIIGRIIYFNDLHNSNIMQISFKACDIGRCKSLCCHNCAVLTKAEVSELITNARKGYSIELEPKKFFREVKGEHGIYYAIKMIKGRCIFLNKENRCRIYLCRPELCKLYPVIDVDKVDERCPMAKVLPAEAIIGLKRRYAEEIDEDIKAEQTFLFI from the coding sequence ATGTTTCTCAAGTTGAGAAATGATTTCGCTGCTGTCCATCCCCACGTCTATGAGTATTGTTCCATTTACGAGGTATGCATTGGCATCATAGGGAGAATTATTTATTTTAATGACTTGCATAATAGCAATATTATGCAAATTTCATTTAAGGCTTGCGATATTGGACGCTGTAAATCACTTTGCTGTCATAACTGCGCTGTCCTGACAAAAGCCGAAGTTTCCGAATTGATCACAAATGCCAGAAAGGGATATTCCATTGAACTTGAACCCAAAAAATTTTTCAGGGAGGTAAAAGGGGAACATGGTATATATTATGCTATTAAAATGATAAAAGGACGGTGCATCTTTTTAAATAAGGAGAACCGCTGTCGTATTTATTTATGCCGTCCCGAATTATGTAAATTATATCCTGTTATCGATGTCGATAAGGTGGATGAACGATGCCCGATGGCAAAAGTCCTGCCTGCTGAGGCGATTATTGGCTTGAAACGGAGATATGCAGAAGAGATCGATGAAGATATAAAAGCTGAGCAGACGTTCCTGTTTATTTGA
- a CDS encoding MBL fold metallo-hydrolase has product MQVIKINNSPYDANAYLVNGTILIDVGMDSSEIISQLEKHTALDDLEIIFLTHCHYDHSGGASGVARATGAKIAIHKNDAPLLGNSDASASRLFGKKSPTVVPDILLSGGEKFGELEIIHTPGHTPGGICLYDPVSKILFSGDTVFQDGSFGRTDLYGGNSSQLIGSIRKLTLLDVNIMYPGHGETVMNNANEQIKLSLLMASQY; this is encoded by the coding sequence ATGCAAGTCATTAAAATAAATAATTCTCCCTATGATGCCAATGCATACCTCGTAAATGGAACAATACTCATAGACGTGGGGATGGACAGCAGCGAAATCATTTCTCAACTTGAGAAACATACAGCCCTCGATGACCTGGAAATTATTTTCCTTACACATTGCCATTATGACCATTCGGGAGGGGCATCGGGTGTTGCCAGAGCAACGGGCGCTAAAATAGCAATTCACAAAAATGATGCACCGCTTCTTGGAAATTCGGATGCGAGCGCTTCACGTTTATTCGGTAAAAAATCTCCCACTGTCGTGCCTGATATCCTTCTTTCCGGGGGTGAGAAATTCGGGGAGCTTGAAATAATCCATACGCCAGGCCATACTCCCGGAGGGATCTGTCTTTATGATCCTGTATCCAAAATCCTTTTTTCCGGTGACACCGTTTTCCAGGATGGAAGTTTCGGGCGCACCGACCTTTATGGCGGGAATTCTTCCCAGCTGATAGGATCAATAAGAAAGCTGACACTCCTTGATGTTAATATCATGTACCCGGGTCATGGAGAAACCGTAATGAACAATGCAAATGAACAGATCAAATTATCATTGTTGATGGCATCACAATATTGA